The Medicago truncatula cultivar Jemalong A17 chromosome 4, MtrunA17r5.0-ANR, whole genome shotgun sequence genome includes a region encoding these proteins:
- the LOC112420775 gene encoding E3 ubiquitin-protein ligase BOI: MQPHSHGNHGFPFGINGYYVGGIAGLQQSQHPQHNELQQLQYHQPQNQQLWHGHVVPFFNPHVQASSILSYPSFDSLFEKQVMETNQFINNQNDKLKLLLQQHQRELQLASQQIMTKKKEEIAKLANKTQELENLVRRFEAENKEFEKKVKEREAMIITLHSKLEEEKKKLRMFVENDAKSCTGESEEVILEKRVRRGNNTMFCPKCNTNSSDVLFIPCRHLSSCKACEALLEACPMCGMKKKGVIEIQNLILD, translated from the exons ATGCAACCACACTCTCATGGTAATCATGGATTTCCTTTCGGTATCAATGGTTATTATGTCGGTGGAATCGCAGGGTTACAACAATCTCAACATCCACAACATAATGAACTGCAACAACTACAATATCATCAACCGCAAAATCAACAACTGTGGCATGGCCATGTTGTTCCCTTTTTCAATCCTCATGTCCAAGCTTCAAGCATCTTAAGTTATCCTTCCTTTGATTCTCTATTTGAGAAACAAGTCATGGAGACAAACCAGTTCATCAATAATCAG AATGATAAATTGAAACTGCTGCTACAACAACATCAAAGGGAGCTACAGCTGGCATCACAACAAATTATGacaaaaaagaaggaagaaatTGCAAAACTTGCAAATAAAACACAGGAGTTGGAAAATCTCGTAAGAAGATTTGAGGCTGAGAACAAAGAATTTGAGAAAAAAGTTAAGGAAAGGGAAGCTATGATAATAACTTTGCATAGCAAGTtggaagaggagaagaagaaactaAGGATGTTTGTAGAAAATGATGCAAAATCATGCACTGGTGAAAGCGAAGAAGTAATTCTTGAAAAGCGTGTCAGACGTGGAAACAATACTATGTTTTGTCCAAAGTGTAACACAAACTCCTCAGATGTCTTATTTATACCATGTAGGCATCTTTCTTCATGCAAAGCATGTGAAGCTTTACTCGAAGCCTGTCCAATGTGTGGAATGAAAAAGAAGGGTGTTATTGAGATTCAGAATTTGATTTTAGATTAA
- the LOC11434735 gene encoding protein BEARSKIN1 — protein MSSSNGGVPPGFRFHPTDEELLHYYLKKKVSFQKFDMDVIREVDLNKMEPWDLQEKCKIGSTPQNEWYFFSHKDRKYPTGSRTNRATNAGFWKATGRDKCIRNTYKKIGMRKTLVFYKGRAPHGQKTDWIMHEYRLEDGNDPTNEDGWVVCRVFKKKNLFKIGSEGGSTHNQDQQMNNISSTNQRSFMQRENQYLLHQQQHQNHHRNLSGFELEKPELSLHYQHLQNSQYSLFHSQPQPQPLQANFDYSYASPLQTEQPIIVKQLMTNPRDCESGSDGLRYQVSESGIEVGSCEPPQEMGVGRSGEGMNEWGMLDRLVNEDSTKEATRFEDANPNQINQLSLRGEMDFWGYGKQ, from the exons ATGAGTTCTTCTAATGGCGGTGTGCCACCGGGGTTTCGATTTCATCCGACCGATGAAGAGTTACTTCATTACTATTTGAAGAAGAAGGTGTCGTTTCAGAAATTTGATATGGATGTTATAAGAGAGGTGGACTTGAACAAGATGGAACCTTGGGATTTGCAAG AAAAATGTAAGATTGGTTCAACACCACAAAACGAGTGGTATTTCTTCAGTCACAAGGACAGAAAGTACCCAACAGGGTCAAGGACTAATAGAGCAACAAATGCAGGGTTTTGGAAAGCAACAGGAAGAGACAAGTGCATTAGGAATACCTACAAGAAAATTGGAATGAGAAAGACTCTTGTGTTCTACAAAGGTAGAGCTCCTCATGGACAAAAGACTGATTGGATTATGCATGAATACCGTCTAGAAGATGGCAATGATCCTACCAAT GAAGATGGATGGGTGGTATGCAGGGTGTTCAAGAAGAAAAACCTATTCAAGATTGGGAGTGAAGGTGGATCCACACACAATCAAGATCAACAAATGAACAATATTTCCTCAACGAATCAACGCTCCTTCATGCAAAGAGAAAATCAATACTTActacatcaacaacaacatcaaaaccACCATAGGAACCTATCCGGTTTCGAGCTCGAAAAACCCGAGCTCAGTCTCCATtatcaacacttgcaaaactcTCAATACTCACTCTTCCACTCCCAACCTCAGCCTCAACCTCTACAGGCTAACTTTGATTACTCATATGCATCACCTTTACAGACAGAACAACCTATTATAgtgaaacaacttatgacaaaCCCTAGAGATTGTGAGAGTGGAAGTGATGGTTTGAGATATCAAGTTTCAGAATCTGGCATTGAAGTTGGCTCTTGTGAACCACCTCAAGAAATGGGTGTAGGAAGGAGTGGtgaaggaatgaatgaatgggGAATGCTTGATAGGCTTGTGAATGAAGACTCCACAAAAGAGGCTACAAGGTTTGAGGATGCTAATCCCAATCAAATCAATCAGCTTTCATTGAGAGGAGAGATGGATTTTTGGGGCTATGGAAAACAATGA